The following proteins are co-located in the Carassius auratus strain Wakin chromosome 7, ASM336829v1, whole genome shotgun sequence genome:
- the LOC113105735 gene encoding G2/mitotic-specific cyclin-B3-like isoform X2 encodes MPFSRGKKPTTSKIPKLHPKGLEDQDGPQTKRSSSSPQGAPKKRTAFVDITNAHKIELSNPIKKKDPVKKLQKKVSVLSKNDVNSKSVINSEDKLDELKNAEFKIEKLEEPSSKAPIPPHLQPPEIPPEFDIDSEHLSDSTHTVEYAKDIFDYLKSREEKFVLHDYMADQPNLNSNMRAILVDWLVEVQENFELNHETLYLAVKMTDHYLAVSQAKRESLQLIGSTAMLIASKFEERAPPCLDDFLYICDDAYKRSQLIAMEISILQALNFDINIPVPYRFLRRYAKCVNAGMDTLTLARFICELSLLEMEFVPVRASLLSSACVLIALVTKDLGGWTKCLEFHSGYSVEDLAPVVRKLHEMLISPPDSKLAVVRSKYAHKVFFEVALIPTVSLETLERFLK; translated from the exons ATGCCTTTTTCGAGAGGAAAGAAGCCCACCACCAGTAAAATCCCCAAACTTCACCCCAAAGGACTGGAGGACCAG GATGGCCCTCAGACCAAGCGCTCATCTTCTTCTCCCCAAGGGGCCCCTAAGAAAAGAACTGCTTTCGTGGACATCACCAAT GCACACAAGATTGAGCTAAGCAACCCCATCAAGAAGAAAGATCCTGTCAAGAAACTGCAGAAGAAGGTCTCAGTACTTTCTAAGAATGATGTCAACTCAAA ATCTGTGATCAATTCAGAGGACAAGTTAGATGAACTCAAGAATGCGGAATTCAAGATTGAGAAACTGGAAGAACCTTCTTCCAAAGCTCCAATTCCTCCACACCTACAGCCTCCAGAG ATTCCTCCTGAGTTTGACATTGATTCAGAGCACCTCAGTGACTCTACACATACAGTGGAGTACGCTAAAGATATTTTTGACTACCTCAAGAGCAGAGAG gAAAAGTTTGTCTTACATGACTACATGGCCGATCAGCCAAATCTAAACAGTAATATGAGAGCGATTCTGGTGGACTGGCTGGTGGAGGTCCAG GAGAATTTTGAGCTGAATCATGAGACTCTGTACCTTGCTGTGAAAATGACGGATCATTATCTGGCTGTGAGCCAGGCCAAGCGGGAGTCTTTACAGCTCATTGGTTCCACTGCCATGCTCATTGCTTCTAAGTTTGAG GAGCGAGCTCCACCTTGCCTGGATGATTTCCTGTATATTTGTGATGATGCCTACAAGCGTTCTCAGCTCATCGCCATGGAAATCAGCATCTTGCAGGCGCTGAACTTTGACATCAATATTCCGGTTCCATACCGCTTCCTCCGTCGCTACGCCAAG TGTGTGAATGCAGGTATGGACACACTGACTCTTGCACGCTTTATTTGTGAGCTGAGTTTGCTGGAGATGGAGTTTGTGCCCGTGAGAGCATCTTTGCTCTCCTCTGCCTGTGTGCTCATCGCTCTGGTTACTAAGGATCTTGGAGGATGG ACAAAGTGTTTGGAGTTTCACTCTGGATACAGTGTGGAGGATCTGGCACCCGTGGTCAGAAAACTTCATGAAATGCTCATCAGCCCGCCGGACAGTAAACTCGCCGTCGTCAGGAGCAAGTATGCACACAA GGTTTTCTTTGAAGTTGCATTGATCCCCACAGTGAGTCTGGAAACGTTGGAAAGGTTTTTGAAATAA
- the LOC113105735 gene encoding G2/mitotic-specific cyclin-B3-like isoform X1 has protein sequence MPFSRGKKPTTSKIPKLHPKGLEDQDGPQTKRSSSSPQGAPKKRTAFVDITNAVSQCFLAPRFDSDDVRPAHKIELSNPIKKKDPVKKLQKKVSVLSKNDVNSKSVINSEDKLDELKNAEFKIEKLEEPSSKAPIPPHLQPPEIPPEFDIDSEHLSDSTHTVEYAKDIFDYLKSREEKFVLHDYMADQPNLNSNMRAILVDWLVEVQENFELNHETLYLAVKMTDHYLAVSQAKRESLQLIGSTAMLIASKFEERAPPCLDDFLYICDDAYKRSQLIAMEISILQALNFDINIPVPYRFLRRYAKCVNAGMDTLTLARFICELSLLEMEFVPVRASLLSSACVLIALVTKDLGGWTKCLEFHSGYSVEDLAPVVRKLHEMLISPPDSKLAVVRSKYAHKVFFEVALIPTVSLETLERFLK, from the exons ATGCCTTTTTCGAGAGGAAAGAAGCCCACCACCAGTAAAATCCCCAAACTTCACCCCAAAGGACTGGAGGACCAG GATGGCCCTCAGACCAAGCGCTCATCTTCTTCTCCCCAAGGGGCCCCTAAGAAAAGAACTGCTTTCGTGGACATCACCAAT GCTGTCTCTCAGTGTTTTTTGGCCCCTCGGTTTGATTCTGATGATGTCAGACCA GCACACAAGATTGAGCTAAGCAACCCCATCAAGAAGAAAGATCCTGTCAAGAAACTGCAGAAGAAGGTCTCAGTACTTTCTAAGAATGATGTCAACTCAAA ATCTGTGATCAATTCAGAGGACAAGTTAGATGAACTCAAGAATGCGGAATTCAAGATTGAGAAACTGGAAGAACCTTCTTCCAAAGCTCCAATTCCTCCACACCTACAGCCTCCAGAG ATTCCTCCTGAGTTTGACATTGATTCAGAGCACCTCAGTGACTCTACACATACAGTGGAGTACGCTAAAGATATTTTTGACTACCTCAAGAGCAGAGAG gAAAAGTTTGTCTTACATGACTACATGGCCGATCAGCCAAATCTAAACAGTAATATGAGAGCGATTCTGGTGGACTGGCTGGTGGAGGTCCAG GAGAATTTTGAGCTGAATCATGAGACTCTGTACCTTGCTGTGAAAATGACGGATCATTATCTGGCTGTGAGCCAGGCCAAGCGGGAGTCTTTACAGCTCATTGGTTCCACTGCCATGCTCATTGCTTCTAAGTTTGAG GAGCGAGCTCCACCTTGCCTGGATGATTTCCTGTATATTTGTGATGATGCCTACAAGCGTTCTCAGCTCATCGCCATGGAAATCAGCATCTTGCAGGCGCTGAACTTTGACATCAATATTCCGGTTCCATACCGCTTCCTCCGTCGCTACGCCAAG TGTGTGAATGCAGGTATGGACACACTGACTCTTGCACGCTTTATTTGTGAGCTGAGTTTGCTGGAGATGGAGTTTGTGCCCGTGAGAGCATCTTTGCTCTCCTCTGCCTGTGTGCTCATCGCTCTGGTTACTAAGGATCTTGGAGGATGG ACAAAGTGTTTGGAGTTTCACTCTGGATACAGTGTGGAGGATCTGGCACCCGTGGTCAGAAAACTTCATGAAATGCTCATCAGCCCGCCGGACAGTAAACTCGCCGTCGTCAGGAGCAAGTATGCACACAA GGTTTTCTTTGAAGTTGCATTGATCCCCACAGTGAGTCTGGAAACGTTGGAAAGGTTTTTGAAATAA
- the LOC113105733 gene encoding uncharacterized protein LOC113105733, with protein sequence MINEDWLCSSLKLCDLVTTSESAHSDDSAQVVINSDSCPQPAYNLSSIQHTLETYSHLLDVTLEQNLEPIQHFAQMTAKTIIDSAIRIRDPRESIKLRGDDVEMLAEELTLQVCCKALEEMERHHYSDDPSSKSLDDKEGTHGNASALCSSGYNCDKNTSEVETDNKMEEYDGTSATVYATSLKSMASLGSIEYPDAPPSTPLLPEMIRSRASFTRKLKGGLAKEFLPSPPPPTPKDHMQPLVENQMPDASADFMVRLMRSLSLECCRNGGLDEDKNGEVEDSGLQNDVARLTDYAAQISADILHFITTNEIKVKDEGGVQSMWAIADQLAGEIVTTVPAEVMARGERKVLEEETTSYSTYNTRSKISITDGVNVLASELIINAMLHAFAKLEQGVFKHGTQPHLSGQTVEPQPWEEGRYSNTLCKDSINSHEAKPFRCCSDKSELRPITDDAIKVKSSVDTFANDFAEDVLQHSVFDASSLLFNYKQSQRAEFGPEKDVKPWLIKMCAGESPVQELQCALLWAAASHKGTKALQFELPDKSLQQKLGSLSRSARLNGWTVGALMASLHEFCDVHQETSRGLHTSSDSLLEHLQHLIDNVHLN encoded by the exons atgattAATGAAGATTGGCTGTGCAGCTCATTAAAGCTATGTGATCTAGTCACCACTTCAGAATCTGCTCACTCTGAT GACTCTGCGCAGGTAGTAATTAACAGTGATTCATGCCCACAACCTGCTTATAACCTATCATCAATCCAACACACTCTGGAAACATACAGCCATTTGCTGGATGTAACATTAGAACAGAACTTAGAGCCCATTCAACACTTTGCACAGATGACTGCCAAAACTATTATAGATTCAGCCATCAGGATCAGAGACCCAAGAGAATCCATCAAGCTGAGAGGGGACGACGTTGAGATGCTGGCTGAAGAGTTAACTTTACAAGTCTGTTGCAAAGCATTAGAAGAGATGGAGAGGCATCATTACTCTGATGATCCATCTTCCAAAAGTTTGGATGATAAAGAGGGGACTCATGGAAATGCATCGGCCCTGTGCTCCTCAGGCTACAACTGTGACAAAAACACATCTGAAGTGGAAACAGACAACAAGATGGAGGAATATGATGGCACATCTGCCACTGTATATGCTACTTCATTGAAAAGCATGGCTAGTCTGGGCTCTATTGAGTACCCCGATGCTCCTCCAAGCACCCCTTTACTTCCAGAGATGATCAGGAGTCGAGCCAGTTTCACAAGGAAGCTCAAGGGAGGACTGGCTAAAGAGTTCCTTCCTTCACCCCCTCCTCCGACCCCCAAAGACCACATGCAACCATTAGTAGAGAACCAAATGCCAGACGCGTCTGCTGACTTCATGGTGAGACTGATGCGCTCACTTTCACTGGAGTGCTGTCGAAATGGAGGTCTGGACGAAGACAAGAATGGAGAAGTCGAAGATAGTGGACTCCAAAATGATGTTGCCAGGCTAACTGACTATGCAGCTCAAATTTCTGCAGACATCCTTCATTTTATCACCACAAACGAGATCAAAGTAAAAGATGAGGGTGGTGTGCAGAGCATGTGGGCTATTGCTGACCAACTAGCGGGTGAGATTGTCACAACGGTTCCAGCAGAGGTGATGGCGAGAGGAGAAAGAAAAGTTTTGGAGGAAGAAACAACATCATACTCAACATATAACACAAGGTCTAAGATCTCTATAACAGACGGGGTGAATGTTTTAGCTAGTGAGCTAATCATTAATGCTATGCTTCATGCTTTTGCTAAGCTAGAACAGGGTGTGTTTAAACATGGCACCCAGCCCCATCTTTCAGGCCAAACTGTAGAACCACAGCCATGGGAAGAAGGAAGATATTCAAACACACTCTGTAAAGACTCGATCAACTCCCACGAAGCCAAACCCTTCAGATGTTGCAGCGATAAATCAGAACTGAGACCTATTACAGATGATGCCATAAAAGTGAAATCATCGGTAGACACATTTGCCAATGACTTTGCAGAAGACGTGCTTCAGCATTCTGTGTTTGACGCTTCCAGCTTACTGTTTAACTATAAGCAATCTCAGAGAGCAGAATTTGGCCCAGAGAAAGATGTTAAACCATGGCTAATCAAAATGTGTGCTGGGGAAAGTCCTGTCCAGGAACTGCAGTGTGCTCTACTCTGGGCCGCAGCGTCTCACAAAGGGACTAAAGCACTTCAGTTTGAGCTTCCAGACAAAAGCCTTCAACAAAAG CTTGGCAGCCTCTCTCGGAGTGCCCGTCTGAATGGCTGGACGGTGGGTGCTTTGATGGCTTCTCTCCATGAGTTTTGTGACGTGCATCAAGAGACCAGCAGAGGGCTCCATACGAGCTCTGATTCTCTCCTGGAGCATCTGCAGCACCTGATTGATAATGTGCATTTAAACTGA